One segment of Halictus rubicundus isolate RS-2024b unplaced genomic scaffold, iyHalRubi1_principal scaffold0154, whole genome shotgun sequence DNA contains the following:
- the LOC143363851 gene encoding uncharacterized protein LOC143363851, translating to MSPTRKVSKIPKHNISKKRIIFESSDSSDSSKESQPIEPSQIETPNVHSITTNKDEGQLAALSRQYIEIKYDVKLILNKLENIERLLNVRVTGGSSHDELDNNFLNQLPLASVVAINDFDTMISEHTEKFNSLVCIYCCLVCGTYI from the exons atgtcgccaacgagaaaagtatccaaaattccaaaacacaatatatccaaaaagcgcattattttcgaatcatccgattcatctgattcttcgaaagaaagccaaccaattgagccatcgcaaatagaaacaccaa ATGTACATAGTATAACAACAAATAAGGATGAGGGACAATTGGCCGCATTAAGTCGgcaatatatcgaaataaaatacgacgtaaaattaattttaaataaattagagaatattgaaagattattaaatgttagagtaacgggtggaagcagccatgacgaattagataataattttctaaatcaattaccattagcgtcggtagttgccatcaacgattttgatacgatgatatcagaacacacagaaaaatttaattcgctggtttgtatttactgttgtttggtatgtggtacatatatataa